The following DNA comes from cyanobiont of Ornithocercus magnificus.
TATGCTTCTCTGTGGCTCTACAGACTTAGTAAGTGTATTTGTGTCACTTGAAACGCTCTCAATAGCCAGTTATTTACTGTCGGGTTACATGAAGCGCGATGCTCGTAGCTCTGAGGCTGCGTTGAAGTATCTACTAGTAGGGTCTGCAGCTGCAGCGGTCTTCCTATATGGATCATCATTACTCTATGGTCTCAGTGGAACAACCAACCTTGAGGCAATTGGTATATCTCTAGCATCTAGTCCTACACCGCTTGCAGCCTTGACTTTGGTGTTTGTACTGTCTACAGTGGCTTTCAAGATTGCTGCTGTCCCTTTTCATCAATGGACACCAGATGTTTATGAAGGATCACCTACTCCAGTAGTTGCTTTTTTATCAGTTGGTTCTAAAGCAGCTGGCTTTGCTCTAGCACTTCGGCTACTAGTTGGCTGCTTCGGTAATTTTGATGATCAGTGGAAACTATTATTCACAGTTTTAGCTGTACTCAGTATGACATTGGGCAATGTTGTGGCTTTAGCACAGACCTCAATGAAGCGAATGCTTGCCTATAGTTCTATTGGTCAGGCTGGATTTATAATGATTGGTCTTGTCTGTGGTACCGAGGATGGCTTTGCAGCCATGGTACTTTATGTAGTCTCATACTTGTTTATGAATCTTGGAGCTTTTGCATGTATTATCCTGTTCTCAATTCGTACCGGTAGTGATCGAATTGCTGACTATGCAGGTCTTTATCAAAAAGATCCGCTAATCACCCTTGGTCTTAGCTTATGCCTTCTCTCGCTTGGTGGCATACCACCAATGCTAGGATTTTTCGGCAAAATATATCTTTTCTTTGCAGGCTGGGCTGATCATCAGTACTTACTAGTTATTACTGGTCTTGTGACCTCTGTTATCTCGATTTACTACTACATCTCTGTCATTAAAATGATGGTGGTCAAGGAACCTCAGGAAGCTTCCGAAGTAGTGAAGTCTTATCCGACTGTAAGGTGGAATATAAATGGTCTACAGCCACTGCGGGTAGCTCTGGTTAGCTGCGTTGTAGCAACAGCAGTGGGAGGAGTCCTTTCCAACCCGCTTTTCCAACTTGCGAATAAGGCTGTAACTGGTACACCCCTACTTCAGCAGGCCATAGCTAGCACTATCTTACAGCCTTTCAGCTAGAGTTTTAACAAAGTGCAAGAAATAGTCGCCCAACTTACCAATATTAGCAAGACTTATGGTAGTGGCTCTGCCACTGTCCAAGCTCTAAACTGTCTTAATCTGACTGTTGAAAGAGGTGAGTATCTGGCTGTAATGGGCGCCAGTGGCTCTGGCAAGAGTACAGCCATGAACATTCTCGGTTGCCTAGACCGACCTAGTAGTGGTAACTACCAGCTTAATGGAAAGGCTGTCGAGAAGCTCAGCGATGATCAGTTGGCAGATCTACGCAACTGTGATCTAGGGTTCGTATTCCAGCAGTTTCACTTACTGACATACGCCACGGCCATGGAAAATGTGATGCTGCCAATGATCTATGCTGGTTTCACACCTGCGGAACAGCGGCAACAAGCTGAGGAAGCACTTTGTCGTGTTGGCCTCGCTGACCGTCTAAACAATAAACCTAATCAGCTATCTGGTGGCCAACAGCAGCGTGTCGCGATTGCTCGAGCTATTATTAACCA
Coding sequences within:
- a CDS encoding NAD(P)H-quinone oxidoreductase subunit 2 yields the protein MLDWGALFVAVQPMADAGVLSNLSLNAGAVAPEGAILLALLLTLIVDLAGERIAFRWVPLICYGGLLSALILLALQWNSPLNVSFLGAFLSDRLSIVFRAVIDLSTLFSLLISWRYASKSGTPIGEYAAILLAATLGAMLLCGSTDLVSVFVSLETLSIASYLLSGYMKRDARSSEAALKYLLVGSAAAAVFLYGSSLLYGLSGTTNLEAIGISLASSPTPLAALTLVFVLSTVAFKIAAVPFHQWTPDVYEGSPTPVVAFLSVGSKAAGFALALRLLVGCFGNFDDQWKLLFTVLAVLSMTLGNVVALAQTSMKRMLAYSSIGQAGFIMIGLVCGTEDGFAAMVLYVVSYLFMNLGAFACIILFSIRTGSDRIADYAGLYQKDPLITLGLSLCLLSLGGIPPMLGFFGKIYLFFAGWADHQYLLVITGLVTSVISIYYYISVIKMMVVKEPQEASEVVKSYPTVRWNINGLQPLRVALVSCVVATAVGGVLSNPLFQLANKAVTGTPLLQQAIASTILQPFS
- a CDS encoding ABC transporter ATP-binding protein codes for the protein MQEIVAQLTNISKTYGSGSATVQALNCLNLTVERGEYLAVMGASGSGKSTAMNILGCLDRPSSGNYQLNGKAVEKLSDDQLADLRNCDLGFVFQQFHLLTYATAMENVMLPMIYAGFTPAEQRQQAEEALCRVGLADRLNNKPNQLSGGQQQRVAIARAIINQPALLLADEPTGALDSRTTEDVLCLFDELHQQGITIILVTHEDEVAACASRVVHFLDGQLMSTEEQELGQSSRISGKRKHINTKSQTKNWI